From Oncorhynchus mykiss isolate Arlee chromosome 6, USDA_OmykA_1.1, whole genome shotgun sequence, the proteins below share one genomic window:
- the LOC110489520 gene encoding high choriolytic enzyme 1-like, with the protein MEQSPSLTLLLLLLLLLGLSQANPLMEDGSGPEILTDDPEAVDITERILTTNNGSSQFLLEGDMVAPTTRNAMICYSAGCFWKKGSNGLVEVPYTVSSSFSSSDKQGIENALRAFTSKTCIRFVPWQNQVDFISYEPRDGCWSPLGRVGGQQTVSLQMDGCVYFGIIQHETLHALGFQHEQTRSDRDQYVTINWSNIDSNNAYNFDRSNTNNLNTPYDYSSVMHYGKTAFSVNGMDTITPIPNPNVPIGQRQGLSTTDILRINRLYGC; encoded by the exons ATGGAGCAAAGCCCCTCTCTCaccttgctgctgctgctgctgctgctgctgggcctCTCTCAGGCCAACCCTCTCATGGAGGATGGAAGTGGACCAGAGATCCTAACAGACGACCCTGAGGCTGTAGACATCACTGAGAGAATTCTGACCACTAATAACGGCTCCAGTCAGTTCCTGTTGGAGGGGGACATGGTGGCACCAACAACCAGAAACGCCATGATTTGCTATAG TGCAGGGTGCTTCTGGAAAAAAGGCTCCAACGGACTGGTTGAAGTGCCCTACACAGTGAGCAGTAGCTTCAGTTCCTCTGACAAGCAGGGCATTGAAAACGCCCTCCGGGCCTTCACTTCCAAGACCTGCATTCGCTTCGTGCCTTGGCAGAATCAGGTTGACTTCATCAGCTACGAGCCCAGAGACGGGTGCTGGTCCCCTCTTGGGAGAGTGGGAGGCCAACAGACGGTCTCTCTCCAAATGGACGGGTGTGTTTACTTCGGCATCATTCAGCACGAGACTCTCCACGCTCTGGGTTTCCAGCACGAACAAACCAGGAGCGACCGTGACCAGTACGTCACGATCAACTGGAGTAACATCGACTCTAACAATGCCTACAACTTTGATAGATCAAACACCAACAACCTGAACACTCCCTATGACTACAGCTCTGTCATGCACTATGGAAAAACAGCCTTCTCTGTCAACGGGATGGACACCATCACCCCCATCCCCAACCCCAACGTGCCCATCGGCCAGAGACAGGGGTTGTCCACCACGGACATCCTGAGGATCAACAGACTCTACGGCTGCTGA